One genomic window of Augochlora pura isolate Apur16 chromosome 5, APUR_v2.2.1, whole genome shotgun sequence includes the following:
- the Fak gene encoding protein tyrosine kinase 2 Fak isoform X6, which produces MSTGVGDGGGGGGGGVQGSGGGRSTPPHGSPTPMDKATLKVHLPNGGFNVIKFGDAIDVRGIISLVTSRLAVGTRHYRNLYAMRLHHPGSGESYWLHQDTTMYQVQEKYEKKHPNCEWRYELRVRYLPQNLNDLYEKDKVTFYYYYDQVRNDYLCANHAALDQDVAVQLCCLEIRNFYKDMPQMALDKKSNLEYLEREVGLHKFLPRSVLNGMKPKALRKLIQQHFKKVAGLTELDCRYKFFDLLRAHYRFDQERFICALGASWSIPVELVIGPDLGISYMAHRGGTVPTRIAEFSQIQSIQTLVSDCKEHAKACIKLRVAGAAETLSITCSSLDQAESLADLIDGYCRLVTGSNTSLWNRKAASWKNYPCPCKDAHPPKYRQDGSNSPEKNVSKTGTILSEDYAEIVDEEGDYSTPATRDYEIVRNQVELGDVIGNGQFGTVHKGSYKGRDNQVIAVAVKTCKVDADLATSEKFLEEAYIMQQFEHPHIIRLIGVCSEAPIWLVMELARLGEMRAYLQSNKQRLDLATLLLYTFQLSTALSYLESKKFVHRDIAARNVLVSTHNCVKLADFGLSRWVEDQSYYTASRCKLPIKWMAPESINFRRFTTSSDVWMFGVCMWEILMLGVKPFQGVKNHDVIHKLENGERLALPNHCPPRLYSLMSQCWSYEPSKRPTFKEIRETLHEILLEEKHQQQETMKRENRRVQAMSWGADDVPPPKPSRQPQNTSDQSQLTAAAPVSTYIVAQSPEVLAQLLKDNQARGVCPSVYTTPASPFNTLAVQFQDEDQVLTTAVVSDLPFFDPAVSEPSASHDTTQSADSTLSDTTNLDSLDSSDTTAPLMSSLTISETSQAQSPAANRKQQQQKVKEMQNLYAVSSKVVGSITGDLYSPVQKFSASNAIPVTTATSSCGEIYGPVANFTQSSAIVGNLSQSPSVGGNFGENPGNFGPSSLNNIVGPGNSTPQTASFVQFSSAGAPQTANMFVVTSNPVQNTSVAAGAYPRVPVNSSSSNDTVPTSTAECLYGPVLKFRAQNAQNQTVTELKPMNASLATCVQVARSNLTAAPSSSSSQNLQNLQNLQPQPMMMHPQNYQQPQQQQQQIYSNIGQQALVGAQPIYLSQSQHVQNLQRQNNPSVHQPVSYIPTQQQTGQQIQGVQGTQGIQASQGSQGCGANPIYTAHATSVTVVQAHKILQGTAYPQQMQQQIQHQIQQQSGILHCHVASSQPGSVSQQLSYGAVTQSHPIQAQFAVANITGQPASQQIVHSSTSSYVIGQQPAPTSQCNVTNLVTNTANVAYLPQPVLCQPAVVKTVGPQLATGIAKITTFVAQKPDEQLTSSIDGTLSGSLISSAVSDSTMSSSSSMTEEAHQDQRAVQSQFFDNVAENFGSGVDDEQKLLEQRLLEQQRQSEEDSRWLAREEKRLSIATSGDESASPPIPRSVTQSPNHDQHSANTGSLGSDKGIEKVIVVKKMEPTPTADLDRANDKVYDCTTSVVRAVMSLSQGVQQSKAEQYLELVCKVGTELRALLSSVDALMDILPISTHREVEMAHKVLSKNMSELVTAMRRAQQYSATTLDADSRKDMLSAAHILAMNAKNLLDVIDSIRIRYPYVDNQICQKQQNDGVPQESTPEGRIRSSQSGEQFLRSQSTERQGTTFRQSQSGDLLHRMGQSVDRPLQIPFLVQGSQTDVSTGSSLERRHHIVTNSLERNSTTRRQMATNSLERKRPSLSCNISPMNNSVNLPPMVPVTCNLVQTVGPVIHPSQTVSTGISQQFAPNNKTVNETATSDS; this is translated from the exons ATGAGCACTGGCGTGGgagatggtggtggtggcggcggtggcggtgtCCAGGGCTCCGGCGGCGGAAGAAGCACGCCGCCCCATGGATCGCCCACCCCCATGGACAAGGCCACGCTGAAAGTCCATCTACCTAACG GTGGCTTCAACGTGATCAAGTTCGGCGACGCCATCGACGTGCGAGGGATCATCTCCCTCGTTACGAGTCGGTTGGCGGTCGGCACGAGACACTACCGAAATCTCTACGCCATGAGGCTGCATCACCCAGGGTCGGGGGAGAGTTACTGGTTGCACCAAGACACCACCATGTATCAGGTACAAGAGAAGTACGAGAAAAAGCATCCGAACTGCGAGTGGAGGTACGAGCTGAGGGTGAGATACCTGCCGCAGAATCTGAACGATCTCTACGAGAAGGACAAAGTGACCTTCTACTACTACTACGACCAG GTGCGAAACGATTACCTATGCGCCAACCACGCGGCTCTCGACCAAGACGTGGCGGTACAGCTCTGCTGTCTGGAGATCCGCAATTTCTACAAGGACATGCCCCAGATGGCCCTCGACAAGAAGAGCAACCTCGAGTACCTAGAGAGAGAG GTCGGTCTGCACAAGTTTCTCCCGCGGTCCGTGTTGAACGGAATGAAACCAAAGGCGCTGCGCAAGCTGATACAGCAGCATTTCAAGAAGGTGGCCGGACTCACCGAACTGGATTGCAGGTACAAGTTCTTCGACCTGCTGAGGGCGCACTACAGATTCGACCAGGAGAGGTTCATATGCGCTCTCGGG GCCAGCTGGTCTATACCCGTCGAACTAGTCATCGGGCCAGATTTAGGCATTTCTTACATGGCTCACAGAGGCGGAACAGTG CCGACGAGAATTGCCGAGTTCTCCCAGATACAATCCATCCAGACCCTGGTCTCGGACTGCAAGGAACACGCGAAGGCGTGCATCAAGCTGAGGGTAGCCGGGGCTGCCGAGACCCTTAGCATAACTTGCTCGAGCCTGGACCAGGCCGAGAGTCTCGCGGATCTGATCGACGGTTACTGCAGGCTCGTCACCGGAAGCAACACCTCGCTATGGAATAGAAAAG CTGCATCGTGGAAAAACTATCCCTGTCCATGCAAAG ATGCCCATCCACCGAAGTACAGACAGGACGGTTCCAACAGTCCGGAGAAGAACGTCAGCAAGACTGGGACCATTTTGTCGGAGGATTACGCTGAGATCGTCGACGAAGAGGGCGATTACTCAACGCCAGCTA CCCGAGACTATGAAATCGTCAGAAACCAAGTGGAGCTGGGCGATGTCATCGGGAACGGACAGTTCGGCACTGTACATAAGGGTTCGTACAAAGGAAGGGACAACCAGGTAATAGCTGTCGCGGTGAAAACGTGCAAAGTGGACGCGGATCTCGCCACCTCCGAGAAGTTCCTCGAGGAAGCTT ATATCATGCAACAGTTCGAGCATCCTCATATTATACGATTGATCGGGGTCTGTTCGGAGGCGCCGATCTGGCTGGTGATGGAGCTGGCCAGGCTAGGAGAGATGCGAGCTTATCTCCAGTCGAATAAACAGCGACTGGACCTAGCCACGCTTCTGCTTTATACCTTCCAACTGAGCACTGCCTTATCGTACCTCGAGAGCAAGAAATTTGTACACAG AGATATCGCCGCAAGAAATGTTCTAGTGTCGACGCACAATTGCGTTAAACTGGCGGATTTCGGCTTGAGCAGGTGGGTCGAGGACCAGAGTTATTACACCGCGAGCAGGTGCAAGCTGCCGATCAAGTGGATGGCGCCAGAGAGCATCAATTTCCGAAGATTCACTACCTCATCCGACGTCTGGATGTTCG GCGTATGCATGTGGGAGATTCTGATGCTCGGGGTGAAGCCATTTCAGGGCGTAAAGAACCACGACGTGATCCATAAGCTGGAGAACGGGGAAAGACTAGCCTTACCGAACCACTGCCCTCCGCGTTTATATTCTCTCATGTCGCAGTGTTGGAGCTACGAGCCGAGCAAGCGGCCAACGTTCAAAGAAATCAGGGAAACTTTACA CGAGATTCTATTGGAAGAGAAACATCAGCAGCAGGAGACAATGAAGCGTGAAAACAGAAGAGTGCAAGCCATGTCTTGGG GTGCAGACGATGTACCGCCGCCGAAACCTTCGAGGCAACCGCAAAACACGTCGGATCAATCTCAGCTGACCGCTGCGGCCCCGGTTTCCACCTATATCGTGGCGCAGAGCCCCGAGGTTCTCGCGCAGCTGCTCAAGGACAATCAAGCCAGGGGGGTATGTCCCTCCGTGTACACGACGCCTGCCTCACCCTTCAACACCCTCGCGGTCCAGTTCCAAGACGAGGACCAAGTCCTGACCACCGCAGTGGTCTCGGACTTACCATTTTTCGATCCGGCCGTCTCGGAACCGTCCGCTTCCCACGACACCACCCAATCGGCCGATTCCACCCTGTCCGACACTACCAATCTCGATTCCCTCGACTCCTCGGACACCACCGCTCCCCTCATGTCCAGCCTGACAATTTCAGAGACGTCACAAGCCCAATCACCCGCTGCGAACAGAAAGCAACAGCAGCAAAAGGTTAAAGAGATGCAAAATTTGTACGCGGTCAGCTCGAAAGTGGTCGGTAGCATAACCGGGGACCTCTATTCGCCCGTGCAGAAGTTCTCCGCGTCGAACGCCATACCGGTGACCACCGCGACGTCGAGCTGCGGTGAAATATACGGTCCGGTGGCCAATTTTACCCAGAGTTCCGCCATCGTTGGCAATCTCAGCCAGAGTCCGAGCGTCGGCGGTAATTTCGGCGAAAACCCCGGCAACTTTGGGCCCAGTAGTTTGAACAATATCGTAGGTCCTGGCAATTCGACTCCTCAGACCGCAAGTTTCGTTCAGTTCTCCAGTGCTGGCGCGCCTCAAACCGCGAACATGTTCGTCGTAACTTCGAATCCCGTGCAAAATACATCAGTTGCGGCAGGCGCGTATCCTCGCGTGCCCGTCAATTCTTCGTCGTCCAACGACACCGTGCCTACATCCACAGCAGAGTGTCTTTATGGACCGGTTCTCAAGTTCCGAGCACAAAACGCGCAGAATCAAACCGTGACCGAGTTGAAGCCAATGAATGCCTCGCTGGCCACCTGCGTCCAAGTCGCGAGGAGCAATTTGACGGCGGCGCCGTCATCCTCGTCATCGCAGAATCTACAGAATCTTCAGAATTTGCAGCCTCAGCCGATGATGATGCATCCGCAGAATTACCAGCAGCcacagcaacagcaacagcaaatCTACTCAAACATTGGCCAACAAGCGTTGGTGGGAGCACAGCCGATTTACTTGTCGCAGTCCCAACACGTGCAGAACCTTCAGAGACAGAACAATCCGTCGGTTCACCAACCGGTTTCTTATATACCGACGCAACAGCAGACCGGTCAGCAGATCCAGGGGGTCCAAGGAACTCAAGGAATCCAAGCAAGTCAGGGGAGCCAAGGATGCGGTGCCAATCCGATTTACACGGCACACGCGACTTCCGTCACGGTCGTCCAAGCTCACAAGATCCTGCAAGGAACCGCGTACCCGCAGCAAATGCAGCAGCAAATCCAACATCAGATCCAACAGCAGTCTGGAATATTACATTGTCATGTGGCCAGCTCGCAACCTGGCAGCGTGAGCCAGCAGTTATCGTACGGTGCAGTGACTCAAAGTCATCCGATTCAGGCGCAGTTTGCGGTGGCAAATATCACAGGTCAGCCTGCCAGCCAGCAAATTGTCCATTCAAGCACCTCGAGCTATGTCATTGGCCAACAACCCGCACCCACGTCTCAGTGCAACGTTACCAATCTAGTAACGAACACGGCAAACGTGGCATACCTACCGCAACCGGTGCTCTGCCAGCCCGCGGTCGTTAAGACCGTCGGACCCCAGCTAGCCACCGGAATTGCAAAGATCACCACGTTCGTCGCGCAAAAGCCTGACGAACAGCTGACTAGCTCCATCGACGGTACACTGTCCGGATCCCTGATATCCTCCGCTGTCAGCGACAGCACCATGTCATCGAGCAGCTCGATGACAGAGGAGGCCCACCAAGATCAG AGAGCAGTGCAGTCACAGTTCTTTGATAATGTCGCGGAGAACTTTGGCAGCGGCGTCGATGATGAACAGAAGTTGTTGGAGCAACGACTATTGGAGCAACAGCGCCAATCAGAAGAGGATAGCCGATGGTTGGCCAGGGAAGAG AAAAGATTATCTATCGCAACGAGTGGAGATGAAAGCGCTAGTCCTCCGATACCTCGCTCGGTCACCCAGTCACCAAATCACGATCAACACAGTGCCAACACTGGATCCCTTGGCTCTGATAAAGGCATTGAGAAAGTGATCGTCGTAAAG AAAATGGAACCCACGCCAACGGCGGACTTGGATCGGGCCAACGATAAAGTCTACGATTGTACTACCAGCGTCGTTCGTGCGGTCATGTCCTTGTCTCAAG GTGTGCAGCAGAGCAAGGCGGAACAGTATTTAGAATTGGTTTGTAAGGTCGGTACTGAATTGAGAGCACTCCTCTCTTCCGTTGACGCTTTGATGGACATATTACCAATATCAACTCACCGAGAAGTGGAAATGGCGCACAAAGTACTCAGCAAGAACATGTCCGAGTTGGTGACAGCTATGAGACGGGCCCAACAGTACAGTGCTACCACTCTGGATGCGGACTCGCGAAA AGATATGCTGTCGGCTGCTCATATTTTGGCAATGAACGCTAAGAACTTGCTGGACGTGATCGACTCGATACGCATTCGTTACCCGTACGTGGACAATCAGATTTGCCAGAAGCAACAAAATGATGGCGTTCCCCAAGAGTCTACGCCGGAGGGTCGCATCCGTTCCAGTCAGTCCGGGGAGCAATTTTTGAGAAGTCAGTCGACCGAACGACAAGGCACAACATTCAGACAGAGTCAAAGCGGCGATCTCCTGCATAGGATGGGTCAGTCGGTAGACCGGCCTCTGCAG ATTCCATTTTTGGTGCAGGGGAGTCAAACTGATGTCAGTACCGGTTCGAGCTTAGAGAGAAGGCACCACATCGTCACGAACAGTCTCGAACGTAACTCGACAACTCGACGACAAATGGCTACAAACAGTTTAGAGAGGAAAAGACCATCGTTATCTTGTAATATCAGCCCTATGAATAATTCCGTGAATTTGCCGCCGATGGTACCGGTTACCTGTAATTTAGTCCAAACGGTAGGGCCCGTGATTCACCCCAGTCAAACCGTGTCGACAGGTATTAGTCAACAGTTTGCACCTAACAATAAAACGGTGAACGAGACCGCGACAAGTGATAGCTAA
- the Fak gene encoding protein tyrosine kinase 2 Fak isoform X5 has product MMVERVEDLLFMYRRPVYRVFQYLETSDHEGMSTGVGDGGGGGGGGVQGSGGGRSTPPHGSPTPMDKATLKVHLPNGGFNVIKFGDAIDVRGIISLVTSRLAVGTRHYRNLYAMRLHHPGSGESYWLHQDTTMYQVQEKYEKKHPNCEWRYELRVRYLPQNLNDLYEKDKVTFYYYYDQVRNDYLCANHAALDQDVAVQLCCLEIRNFYKDMPQMALDKKSNLEYLEREVGLHKFLPRSVLNGMKPKALRKLIQQHFKKVAGLTELDCRYKFFDLLRAHYRFDQERFICALGASWSIPVELVIGPDLGISYMAHRGGTVPTRIAEFSQIQSIQTLVSDCKEHAKACIKLRVAGAAETLSITCSSLDQAESLADLIDGYCRLVTGSNTSLWNRKAASWKNYPCPCKDAHPPKYRQDGSNSPEKNVSKTGTILSEDYAEIVDEEGDYSTPATRDYEIVRNQVELGDVIGNGQFGTVHKGSYKGRDNQVIAVAVKTCKVDADLATSEKFLEEAYIMQQFEHPHIIRLIGVCSEAPIWLVMELARLGEMRAYLQSNKQRLDLATLLLYTFQLSTALSYLESKKFVHRDIAARNVLVSTHNCVKLADFGLSRWVEDQSYYTASRCKLPIKWMAPESINFRRFTTSSDVWMFGVCMWEILMLGVKPFQGVKNHDVIHKLENGERLALPNHCPPRLYSLMSQCWSYEPSKRPTFKEIRETLHEILLEEKHQQQETMKRENRRVQAMSWGADDVPPPKPSRQPQNTSDQSQLTAAAPVSTYIVAQSPEVLAQLLKDNQARGVCPSVYTTPASPFNTLAVQFQDEDQVLTTAVVSDLPFFDPAVSEPSASHDTTQSADSTLSDTTNLDSLDSSDTTAPLMSSLTISETSQAQSPAANRKQQQQKVKEMQNLYAVSSKVVGSITGDLYSPVQKFSASNAIPVTTATSSCGEIYGPVANFTQSSAIVGNLSQSPSVGGNFGENPGNFGPSSLNNIVGPGNSTPQTASFVQFSSAGAPQTANMFVVTSNPVQNTSVAAGAYPRVPVNSSSSNDTVPTSTAECLYGPVLKFRAQNAQNQTVTELKPMNASLATCVQVARSNLTAAPSSSSSQNLQNLQNLQPQPMMMHPQNYQQPQQQQQQIYSNIGQQALVGAQPIYLSQSQHVQNLQRQNNPSVHQPVSYIPTQQQTGQQIQGVQGTQGIQASQGSQGCGANPIYTAHATSVTVVQAHKILQGTAYPQQMQQQIQHQIQQQSGILHCHVASSQPGSVSQQLSYGAVTQSHPIQAQFAVANITGQPASQQIVHSSTSSYVIGQQPAPTSQCNVTNLVTNTANVAYLPQPVLCQPAVVKTVGPQLATGIAKITTFVAQKPDEQLTSSIDGTLSGSLISSAVSDSTMSSSSSMTEEAHQDQRAVQSQFFDNVAENFGSGVDDEQKLLEQRLLEQQRQSEEDSRWLAREEKRLSIATSGDESASPPIPRSVTQSPNHDQHSANTGSLGSDKGIEKVIVVKKMEPTPTADLDRANDKVYDCTTSVVRAVMSLSQGVQQSKAEQYLELVCKVGTELRALLSSVDALMDILPISTHREVEMAHKVLSKNMSELVTAMRRAQQYSATTLDADSRKDMLSAAHILAMNAKNLLDVIDSIRIRYPYVDNQICQKQQNDGVPQESTPEGRIRSSQSGEQFLRSQSTERQGTTFRQSQSGDLLHRMGQSVDRPLQIPFLVQGSQTDVSTGSSLERRHHIVTNSLERNSTTRRQMATNSLERKRPSLSCNISPMNNSVNLPPMVPVTCNLVQTVGPVIHPSQTVSTGISQQFAPNNKTVNETATSDS; this is encoded by the exons ATGATGGTGGAGCGTGTTGAGGACCTTCTCTTCATGTATCGACGTCCCGTCTACCGGGTCTTCCAGTACCTCGAAACCAGCGA CCATGAGGGGATGAGCACTGGCGTGGgagatggtggtggtggcggcggtggcggtgtCCAGGGCTCCGGCGGCGGAAGAAGCACGCCGCCCCATGGATCGCCCACCCCCATGGACAAGGCCACGCTGAAAGTCCATCTACCTAACG GTGGCTTCAACGTGATCAAGTTCGGCGACGCCATCGACGTGCGAGGGATCATCTCCCTCGTTACGAGTCGGTTGGCGGTCGGCACGAGACACTACCGAAATCTCTACGCCATGAGGCTGCATCACCCAGGGTCGGGGGAGAGTTACTGGTTGCACCAAGACACCACCATGTATCAGGTACAAGAGAAGTACGAGAAAAAGCATCCGAACTGCGAGTGGAGGTACGAGCTGAGGGTGAGATACCTGCCGCAGAATCTGAACGATCTCTACGAGAAGGACAAAGTGACCTTCTACTACTACTACGACCAG GTGCGAAACGATTACCTATGCGCCAACCACGCGGCTCTCGACCAAGACGTGGCGGTACAGCTCTGCTGTCTGGAGATCCGCAATTTCTACAAGGACATGCCCCAGATGGCCCTCGACAAGAAGAGCAACCTCGAGTACCTAGAGAGAGAG GTCGGTCTGCACAAGTTTCTCCCGCGGTCCGTGTTGAACGGAATGAAACCAAAGGCGCTGCGCAAGCTGATACAGCAGCATTTCAAGAAGGTGGCCGGACTCACCGAACTGGATTGCAGGTACAAGTTCTTCGACCTGCTGAGGGCGCACTACAGATTCGACCAGGAGAGGTTCATATGCGCTCTCGGG GCCAGCTGGTCTATACCCGTCGAACTAGTCATCGGGCCAGATTTAGGCATTTCTTACATGGCTCACAGAGGCGGAACAGTG CCGACGAGAATTGCCGAGTTCTCCCAGATACAATCCATCCAGACCCTGGTCTCGGACTGCAAGGAACACGCGAAGGCGTGCATCAAGCTGAGGGTAGCCGGGGCTGCCGAGACCCTTAGCATAACTTGCTCGAGCCTGGACCAGGCCGAGAGTCTCGCGGATCTGATCGACGGTTACTGCAGGCTCGTCACCGGAAGCAACACCTCGCTATGGAATAGAAAAG CTGCATCGTGGAAAAACTATCCCTGTCCATGCAAAG ATGCCCATCCACCGAAGTACAGACAGGACGGTTCCAACAGTCCGGAGAAGAACGTCAGCAAGACTGGGACCATTTTGTCGGAGGATTACGCTGAGATCGTCGACGAAGAGGGCGATTACTCAACGCCAGCTA CCCGAGACTATGAAATCGTCAGAAACCAAGTGGAGCTGGGCGATGTCATCGGGAACGGACAGTTCGGCACTGTACATAAGGGTTCGTACAAAGGAAGGGACAACCAGGTAATAGCTGTCGCGGTGAAAACGTGCAAAGTGGACGCGGATCTCGCCACCTCCGAGAAGTTCCTCGAGGAAGCTT ATATCATGCAACAGTTCGAGCATCCTCATATTATACGATTGATCGGGGTCTGTTCGGAGGCGCCGATCTGGCTGGTGATGGAGCTGGCCAGGCTAGGAGAGATGCGAGCTTATCTCCAGTCGAATAAACAGCGACTGGACCTAGCCACGCTTCTGCTTTATACCTTCCAACTGAGCACTGCCTTATCGTACCTCGAGAGCAAGAAATTTGTACACAG AGATATCGCCGCAAGAAATGTTCTAGTGTCGACGCACAATTGCGTTAAACTGGCGGATTTCGGCTTGAGCAGGTGGGTCGAGGACCAGAGTTATTACACCGCGAGCAGGTGCAAGCTGCCGATCAAGTGGATGGCGCCAGAGAGCATCAATTTCCGAAGATTCACTACCTCATCCGACGTCTGGATGTTCG GCGTATGCATGTGGGAGATTCTGATGCTCGGGGTGAAGCCATTTCAGGGCGTAAAGAACCACGACGTGATCCATAAGCTGGAGAACGGGGAAAGACTAGCCTTACCGAACCACTGCCCTCCGCGTTTATATTCTCTCATGTCGCAGTGTTGGAGCTACGAGCCGAGCAAGCGGCCAACGTTCAAAGAAATCAGGGAAACTTTACA CGAGATTCTATTGGAAGAGAAACATCAGCAGCAGGAGACAATGAAGCGTGAAAACAGAAGAGTGCAAGCCATGTCTTGGG GTGCAGACGATGTACCGCCGCCGAAACCTTCGAGGCAACCGCAAAACACGTCGGATCAATCTCAGCTGACCGCTGCGGCCCCGGTTTCCACCTATATCGTGGCGCAGAGCCCCGAGGTTCTCGCGCAGCTGCTCAAGGACAATCAAGCCAGGGGGGTATGTCCCTCCGTGTACACGACGCCTGCCTCACCCTTCAACACCCTCGCGGTCCAGTTCCAAGACGAGGACCAAGTCCTGACCACCGCAGTGGTCTCGGACTTACCATTTTTCGATCCGGCCGTCTCGGAACCGTCCGCTTCCCACGACACCACCCAATCGGCCGATTCCACCCTGTCCGACACTACCAATCTCGATTCCCTCGACTCCTCGGACACCACCGCTCCCCTCATGTCCAGCCTGACAATTTCAGAGACGTCACAAGCCCAATCACCCGCTGCGAACAGAAAGCAACAGCAGCAAAAGGTTAAAGAGATGCAAAATTTGTACGCGGTCAGCTCGAAAGTGGTCGGTAGCATAACCGGGGACCTCTATTCGCCCGTGCAGAAGTTCTCCGCGTCGAACGCCATACCGGTGACCACCGCGACGTCGAGCTGCGGTGAAATATACGGTCCGGTGGCCAATTTTACCCAGAGTTCCGCCATCGTTGGCAATCTCAGCCAGAGTCCGAGCGTCGGCGGTAATTTCGGCGAAAACCCCGGCAACTTTGGGCCCAGTAGTTTGAACAATATCGTAGGTCCTGGCAATTCGACTCCTCAGACCGCAAGTTTCGTTCAGTTCTCCAGTGCTGGCGCGCCTCAAACCGCGAACATGTTCGTCGTAACTTCGAATCCCGTGCAAAATACATCAGTTGCGGCAGGCGCGTATCCTCGCGTGCCCGTCAATTCTTCGTCGTCCAACGACACCGTGCCTACATCCACAGCAGAGTGTCTTTATGGACCGGTTCTCAAGTTCCGAGCACAAAACGCGCAGAATCAAACCGTGACCGAGTTGAAGCCAATGAATGCCTCGCTGGCCACCTGCGTCCAAGTCGCGAGGAGCAATTTGACGGCGGCGCCGTCATCCTCGTCATCGCAGAATCTACAGAATCTTCAGAATTTGCAGCCTCAGCCGATGATGATGCATCCGCAGAATTACCAGCAGCcacagcaacagcaacagcaaatCTACTCAAACATTGGCCAACAAGCGTTGGTGGGAGCACAGCCGATTTACTTGTCGCAGTCCCAACACGTGCAGAACCTTCAGAGACAGAACAATCCGTCGGTTCACCAACCGGTTTCTTATATACCGACGCAACAGCAGACCGGTCAGCAGATCCAGGGGGTCCAAGGAACTCAAGGAATCCAAGCAAGTCAGGGGAGCCAAGGATGCGGTGCCAATCCGATTTACACGGCACACGCGACTTCCGTCACGGTCGTCCAAGCTCACAAGATCCTGCAAGGAACCGCGTACCCGCAGCAAATGCAGCAGCAAATCCAACATCAGATCCAACAGCAGTCTGGAATATTACATTGTCATGTGGCCAGCTCGCAACCTGGCAGCGTGAGCCAGCAGTTATCGTACGGTGCAGTGACTCAAAGTCATCCGATTCAGGCGCAGTTTGCGGTGGCAAATATCACAGGTCAGCCTGCCAGCCAGCAAATTGTCCATTCAAGCACCTCGAGCTATGTCATTGGCCAACAACCCGCACCCACGTCTCAGTGCAACGTTACCAATCTAGTAACGAACACGGCAAACGTGGCATACCTACCGCAACCGGTGCTCTGCCAGCCCGCGGTCGTTAAGACCGTCGGACCCCAGCTAGCCACCGGAATTGCAAAGATCACCACGTTCGTCGCGCAAAAGCCTGACGAACAGCTGACTAGCTCCATCGACGGTACACTGTCCGGATCCCTGATATCCTCCGCTGTCAGCGACAGCACCATGTCATCGAGCAGCTCGATGACAGAGGAGGCCCACCAAGATCAG AGAGCAGTGCAGTCACAGTTCTTTGATAATGTCGCGGAGAACTTTGGCAGCGGCGTCGATGATGAACAGAAGTTGTTGGAGCAACGACTATTGGAGCAACAGCGCCAATCAGAAGAGGATAGCCGATGGTTGGCCAGGGAAGAG AAAAGATTATCTATCGCAACGAGTGGAGATGAAAGCGCTAGTCCTCCGATACCTCGCTCGGTCACCCAGTCACCAAATCACGATCAACACAGTGCCAACACTGGATCCCTTGGCTCTGATAAAGGCATTGAGAAAGTGATCGTCGTAAAG AAAATGGAACCCACGCCAACGGCGGACTTGGATCGGGCCAACGATAAAGTCTACGATTGTACTACCAGCGTCGTTCGTGCGGTCATGTCCTTGTCTCAAG GTGTGCAGCAGAGCAAGGCGGAACAGTATTTAGAATTGGTTTGTAAGGTCGGTACTGAATTGAGAGCACTCCTCTCTTCCGTTGACGCTTTGATGGACATATTACCAATATCAACTCACCGAGAAGTGGAAATGGCGCACAAAGTACTCAGCAAGAACATGTCCGAGTTGGTGACAGCTATGAGACGGGCCCAACAGTACAGTGCTACCACTCTGGATGCGGACTCGCGAAA AGATATGCTGTCGGCTGCTCATATTTTGGCAATGAACGCTAAGAACTTGCTGGACGTGATCGACTCGATACGCATTCGTTACCCGTACGTGGACAATCAGATTTGCCAGAAGCAACAAAATGATGGCGTTCCCCAAGAGTCTACGCCGGAGGGTCGCATCCGTTCCAGTCAGTCCGGGGAGCAATTTTTGAGAAGTCAGTCGACCGAACGACAAGGCACAACATTCAGACAGAGTCAAAGCGGCGATCTCCTGCATAGGATGGGTCAGTCGGTAGACCGGCCTCTGCAG ATTCCATTTTTGGTGCAGGGGAGTCAAACTGATGTCAGTACCGGTTCGAGCTTAGAGAGAAGGCACCACATCGTCACGAACAGTCTCGAACGTAACTCGACAACTCGACGACAAATGGCTACAAACAGTTTAGAGAGGAAAAGACCATCGTTATCTTGTAATATCAGCCCTATGAATAATTCCGTGAATTTGCCGCCGATGGTACCGGTTACCTGTAATTTAGTCCAAACGGTAGGGCCCGTGATTCACCCCAGTCAAACCGTGTCGACAGGTATTAGTCAACAGTTTGCACCTAACAATAAAACGGTGAACGAGACCGCGACAAGTGATAGCTAA